A window from Pseudomonas campi encodes these proteins:
- a CDS encoding HDOD domain-containing protein: MQAWIDRLNQAELPALAAVVQDLHRLSQADKASVQQLADVLLRDASLTSKVLRVGNSVYYNPSQEGIRTISRAIVLIGFDNVRLIGMSVSLIDSLLTKVPREQLQMLLARSFHAAVQARNIAGYVLTKNQEEVFIAALLHTVGELAFWACGGDQADELADALEQPNVDADEAVRQVLGTSFRQLTLGLVKSWNLGELATFAHGSGNQHDPAVRAINLGVKISEAALNGWDSPEMEKLVQQLADFTGVSPEDALKQVLESAEETVEVAATFGASQLCRLIPNTDPEQIKLQQQERKARLLQPDLLALQQALQDLGMMIGQKGDVGQILDTLLKGLHQGAGLERVMLAVLADGQSRFRAKRAVGEGTEQWLTDFQLPAAQIEQPHIFSYALRNREALWMGVPASYNLAELVTLPMRQLLGQGMFFIAPIMAGTREIGVLYADSRVSGRALKHEQFVAFQRFTQLTGRCLEALTKR; the protein is encoded by the coding sequence GTGCAGGCATGGATAGACCGCCTGAATCAGGCCGAATTGCCCGCTTTAGCTGCGGTGGTGCAGGATTTGCACCGACTTTCCCAGGCCGACAAGGCCTCGGTGCAGCAACTGGCCGATGTACTGTTGCGTGATGCCTCGTTGACTTCCAAGGTGCTGCGGGTCGGCAACAGCGTCTATTACAACCCCTCCCAGGAAGGCATCCGCACTATTTCCCGAGCCATCGTGCTGATTGGCTTCGACAATGTGCGGCTGATCGGCATGTCGGTCAGCCTGATCGACAGCCTGCTGACCAAGGTGCCGCGCGAGCAGCTGCAGATGCTGCTGGCGCGCTCTTTTCATGCCGCCGTACAGGCGCGCAACATCGCCGGTTACGTGCTGACCAAGAACCAGGAAGAGGTCTTTATCGCTGCGCTGCTGCACACGGTCGGCGAACTGGCGTTCTGGGCCTGTGGTGGTGATCAGGCTGACGAGCTGGCCGATGCCCTGGAGCAGCCCAATGTGGATGCCGACGAGGCGGTGCGCCAGGTGCTCGGCACCAGCTTCCGCCAGCTTACTCTGGGCCTGGTGAAAAGCTGGAACCTGGGCGAGTTAGCAACCTTCGCCCACGGCAGCGGCAACCAGCATGATCCGGCGGTGCGGGCGATCAACCTGGGTGTGAAAATCAGCGAGGCGGCTCTGAACGGCTGGGACTCGCCGGAGATGGAAAAATTGGTGCAGCAGTTGGCAGACTTCACCGGGGTCAGCCCGGAAGATGCCTTGAAGCAGGTGCTGGAGAGCGCGGAAGAGACCGTCGAGGTGGCTGCCACCTTCGGCGCTAGCCAGCTGTGCCGGCTGATTCCCAATACCGACCCCGAGCAGATCAAGCTGCAACAGCAGGAGCGCAAGGCGCGCCTGCTGCAGCCGGACCTGCTGGCGCTGCAGCAGGCGCTGCAGGACCTGGGCATGATGATCGGCCAGAAGGGCGATGTCGGCCAGATCCTCGATACCCTGCTCAAGGGCCTGCATCAGGGCGCCGGGCTGGAACGGGTGATGTTGGCAGTGCTGGCTGACGGACAGAGCCGTTTCCGTGCCAAGCGGGCAGTGGGCGAGGGCACCGAGCAGTGGCTGACGGACTTCCAGTTGCCGGCGGCGCAAATCGAGCAGCCGCATATCTTCAGCTACGCCCTGCGTAACCGTGAGGCTTTGTGGATGGGGGTGCCGGCCAGCTACAACCTGGCCGAACTGGTGACCCTGCCGATGCGCCAGCTACTCGGCCAGGGCATGTTCTTCATTGCCCCGATCATGGCTGGAACCCGCGAAATCGGTGTGCTGTATGCCGACAGCCGAGTATCCGGGCGGGCGCTCAAGCATGAGCAGTTCGTGGCTTTCCAGCGCTTTACCCAGCTGACCGGGCGTTGCCTGGAGGCGCTAACCAAGCGCTGA
- a CDS encoding lytic transglycosylase, whose translation MFLLPFSSLDSAALAQRARALAVLACLFIAGCQNMAPSTPENDRDTDRAVSLQQEPEWLSQEAEPEEPRDIWERMREGFQLQDEIGVNPRIEQQRLWFASNPSFLENASDRGSRYIHYVVERLEERNMPMELALLPVIESAYNPFAYSRSHAVGIWQFIPSTGRHFNLRQTNWYDGRRDIVASTNAAMTYLSRLHDMFNGDWLLALAAYNAGEGTVSRAIERNQKLGLPTDYWNLPLPKETQAYVPKLLALSQIVMSPEAYGVRLDPIANEPYFEQVASKPGLDLARVAALVDMEEDELQSLNPAFKKGITMDGPQHLLVPTGKAELLNANLALMKPQQVVSWQEYRVRNGDNLHSIANRYHLTVNTLKDVNKLKSNSLRVGQILSIPAAGDREPSQPLHQQVAKATPSAGPRNYKVKSGDTLWQIANSNNVSLKDLQRWNKLNARSKLSLGQSLVIHGGSGASGGTGNSVAAAKPASRQNVTYYRVKSGDSLYLIAQRFKVDLKHLQRWNPRSNSNSLKPGQTLTLYLN comes from the coding sequence ATGTTTTTATTACCTTTCAGCTCCCTTGATTCAGCTGCATTGGCACAAAGAGCAAGGGCTCTGGCGGTGTTGGCCTGTCTGTTTATTGCCGGTTGCCAGAACATGGCGCCGTCCACCCCGGAGAACGACCGCGATACCGATCGCGCCGTCAGCCTGCAGCAGGAGCCGGAGTGGCTGAGCCAGGAAGCCGAACCCGAAGAACCACGCGACATCTGGGAGCGCATGCGCGAAGGCTTCCAGCTGCAGGACGAAATCGGCGTCAATCCGCGTATTGAGCAGCAACGTCTGTGGTTCGCCAGCAACCCCTCCTTCCTGGAAAACGCCAGCGACCGCGGCAGCCGCTATATCCATTACGTGGTCGAGCGCCTGGAAGAGCGCAATATGCCGATGGAGCTGGCTTTGCTGCCGGTCATCGAAAGCGCCTATAACCCGTTCGCCTACTCGCGCAGCCATGCCGTGGGTATCTGGCAGTTCATTCCCTCTACCGGTCGCCACTTCAACCTGCGCCAGACCAACTGGTACGACGGCCGCCGCGACATCGTCGCCTCGACCAACGCCGCAATGACCTACCTGAGCCGCCTGCACGACATGTTCAACGGCGACTGGCTGCTGGCCCTGGCGGCCTACAACGCCGGCGAAGGCACCGTCAGCCGGGCCATCGAACGCAACCAGAAACTCGGCCTGCCGACCGACTACTGGAACCTGCCGCTGCCCAAGGAAACCCAGGCCTACGTGCCCAAACTGCTGGCTCTGTCGCAGATCGTCATGTCGCCTGAGGCCTACGGCGTGCGCCTGGACCCAATCGCCAACGAGCCCTATTTCGAGCAGGTGGCGAGCAAACCGGGCCTCGACCTGGCACGGGTGGCAGCCCTGGTCGACATGGAAGAGGACGAACTGCAGAGCCTCAATCCGGCCTTCAAGAAAGGCATCACCATGGACGGCCCGCAGCACCTGCTGGTGCCCACCGGGAAAGCCGAGCTGCTCAACGCCAACCTGGCCCTGATGAAGCCCCAGCAGGTGGTGAGCTGGCAGGAATACCGCGTGCGCAACGGCGACAACCTGCACAGCATTGCCAACCGCTACCACCTGACGGTCAATACCCTGAAGGACGTCAACAAGCTCAAGAGCAACAGCCTGCGAGTTGGCCAGATCCTCAGCATTCCCGCCGCCGGTGATCGCGAGCCGAGCCAGCCGCTGCACCAGCAGGTTGCCAAGGCCACGCCGAGCGCCGGGCCGCGCAATTACAAGGTAAAGAGTGGCGACACCCTTTGGCAGATCGCCAACAGCAACAATGTCTCGCTTAAAGACCTGCAACGCTGGAACAAGCTCAATGCGCGCAGCAAGCTGAGCCTCGGTCAGTCCCTGGTGATCCATGGGGGTAGCGGGGCCAGCGGTGGCACCGGCAACTCGGTGGCTGCCGCCAAGCCCGCCAGCCGCCAGAACGTCACCTATTACCGGGTCAAGTCAGGCGACTCGCTGTATCTGATCGCTCAGCGCTTCAAGGTCGACCTGAAGCACCTGCAGCGCTGGAACCCGCGCAGCAACAGCAACTCGCTGAAACCGGGACAGACCCTGACCCTGTATCTCAACTGA
- the gloB gene encoding hydroxyacylglutathione hydrolase, whose translation MFQIDALPAFSDNYLWLLQDHAQRRCAVVDPGDAAPVLAWLAAHADWQLSDILITHHHPDHIGGIAQLKAATGARVYGPAQERIPERDVALAEGDRISVLDREFVIHEVPGHTLGHIAYYHADPAQPWLFCGDTLFSAGCGRLFEGSPAQMHASLSRLASLPDATLVYCTHEYTLSNLHFARAVEPHNAAVATHFAAVSAWRTAGRISLPSTIALEKAINPFLRCAETSIKEKIDEREGPQQRSPDEVFASLRRWKDSFRPG comes from the coding sequence ATGTTTCAGATCGACGCCCTGCCCGCCTTCAGCGACAACTACCTGTGGCTCCTGCAGGACCATGCCCAGCGCCGCTGCGCCGTGGTCGATCCGGGTGACGCCGCGCCGGTACTGGCTTGGCTCGCCGCCCATGCGGACTGGCAACTCAGCGACATCCTGATCACCCATCACCACCCGGACCATATCGGCGGCATTGCCCAGCTCAAGGCCGCCACCGGCGCCCGCGTGTACGGCCCGGCGCAGGAACGCATCCCGGAGCGCGACGTAGCCTTGGCTGAAGGTGATCGCATCAGCGTGCTCGACCGCGAGTTCGTCATCCATGAGGTGCCCGGCCACACCCTCGGCCATATCGCCTACTACCACGCCGATCCCGCGCAGCCCTGGCTGTTCTGCGGCGATACCCTGTTCTCCGCGGGCTGCGGACGCCTGTTCGAAGGCAGCCCGGCGCAGATGCATGCATCGCTGAGCCGGCTGGCCAGCCTGCCGGATGCCACGCTGGTCTACTGCACCCACGAATACACCCTGAGCAATCTGCACTTCGCTCGCGCCGTGGAGCCGCACAATGCGGCCGTCGCCACCCACTTTGCCGCAGTCAGCGCATGGCGTACGGCAGGACGCATCAGCCTGCCCTCGACCATCGCCCTGGAAAAAGCCATCAACCCCTTCCTGCGCTGCGCCGAAACATCCATTAAAGAAAAAATAGACGAGCGGGAAGGCCCCCAGCAGCGCTCGCCGGACGAGGTGTTTGCCAGCCTGCGCAGGTGGAAAGACAGCTTCAGGCCTGGTTAA
- a CDS encoding class I SAM-dependent methyltransferase — protein sequence MNEQPFAQADGDWLDLTQAAREWLASPLGELLLEEERRALDEELVRYFGGYLVHYGPAAAQPPKAPQIRCNVRLGAPLVGVDIACEEQAWPLGEHAADVVVLQHGLDFCLSPHGLLREAAHSVRPGGHLLIVGINPWSAWGLRHYFARDGFRQARCISPARMSDWLSLLGFALEKRRFGCYRPPLASAAWQSRLARLETWGGAWQMPGAGFYLLVARKLVVGLRPLRPVQRATMGKLLPMPVAKVSRRDSEQ from the coding sequence ATGAACGAGCAACCTTTCGCCCAGGCCGATGGCGATTGGCTGGACCTCACCCAGGCGGCCCGCGAGTGGCTGGCTTCGCCGCTCGGCGAGCTGTTGCTGGAAGAAGAGCGCCGCGCGCTGGATGAAGAACTGGTGCGTTATTTTGGTGGCTACCTGGTGCATTACGGCCCGGCGGCGGCCCAGCCACCCAAGGCGCCGCAGATCCGCTGCAACGTACGCCTTGGCGCGCCGCTGGTCGGCGTGGACATCGCCTGCGAAGAGCAGGCCTGGCCGCTCGGTGAGCACGCTGCCGATGTGGTGGTGCTGCAGCATGGTCTGGATTTCTGCCTGTCGCCCCACGGCCTGCTGCGTGAGGCGGCGCACAGCGTGCGCCCGGGCGGCCATCTACTGATTGTCGGGATCAACCCGTGGAGTGCCTGGGGCCTGCGTCATTACTTCGCCCGTGATGGCTTTCGCCAGGCCCGCTGCATCTCGCCGGCACGCATGAGCGACTGGCTCAGCCTGCTCGGCTTCGCGCTGGAGAAACGCCGCTTCGGGTGCTATCGTCCGCCTCTTGCTTCAGCGGCCTGGCAATCGCGCCTGGCCCGGCTGGAGACCTGGGGCGGTGCCTGGCAGATGCCGGGTGCGGGCTTCTATCTGTTGGTAGCGCGCAAGCTGGTGGTCGGCTTGCGGCCGCTGCGACCTGTGCAACGGGCCACCATGGGCAAGTTGCTGCCAATGCCGGTGGCCAAAGTCAGCCGCCGCGATTCCGAGCAGTAG
- the rnhA gene encoding ribonuclease HI — MSEEIVEIYTDGACKGNPGPGGWGALLVFKGAEKELWGGEPNTTNNRMELMAAICALIALTRPCSVRLVTDSQYVMKGIQEWMPNWKKRGWKTAAKEPVKNADLWQALDEQVNRHNVTWQWVRGHTGHPGNEKADQLANRGVDEVRAMKHA; from the coding sequence ATGAGCGAAGAAATAGTCGAGATCTACACCGATGGCGCCTGCAAGGGCAATCCCGGCCCAGGCGGCTGGGGCGCGCTATTGGTCTTCAAGGGCGCTGAAAAAGAGCTCTGGGGCGGCGAGCCCAATACCACCAACAACCGCATGGAACTGATGGCGGCGATCTGTGCCCTGATCGCGCTGACCCGTCCCTGTTCCGTGCGCCTGGTGACCGACTCGCAGTACGTGATGAAGGGTATCCAGGAATGGATGCCGAACTGGAAGAAGCGTGGCTGGAAGACGGCCGCCAAGGAGCCGGTGAAGAACGCCGACCTGTGGCAGGCGCTGGACGAGCAGGTCAACCGCCATAACGTGACCTGGCAGTGGGTGCGCGGGCATACCGGCCACCCCGGCAACGAGAAGGCCGACCAGTTGGCCAACCGCGGCGTCGATGAAGTGAGGGCAATGAAACATGCGTAG
- the dnaQ gene encoding DNA polymerase III subunit epsilon, which yields MRSVVLDTETTGMPVTDGHRIIEIGCVELEGRRLTGRHFHVYLQPDREIDEGAVAVHGITSEFLADKPRFRDVADEFFEFINGAQLIIHNAAFDVGFINNEFALLGQSERAEVSDYCGILDTLLMARERHPGQRNNLDALCKRYGVDNSGRDLHGALLDAEILADVYLTMTGGQTHLSLAGEGGDGSGRQMPSPIIRLDANRAPTRIIRASEAELAAHAARLAVIEKSAGAPSLWAQLETPKES from the coding sequence ATGCGTAGTGTGGTGTTGGATACTGAAACCACGGGCATGCCGGTGACCGATGGGCACCGCATCATCGAGATCGGCTGTGTCGAGCTGGAAGGTCGGCGCCTGACCGGGCGGCATTTCCATGTCTACCTGCAGCCGGATCGCGAGATCGACGAAGGCGCGGTGGCGGTGCACGGCATCACCAGCGAATTCCTCGCCGACAAACCGCGCTTTCGCGATGTCGCTGATGAGTTTTTCGAGTTCATCAACGGCGCCCAGCTGATCATCCACAACGCGGCGTTCGACGTCGGCTTCATCAACAACGAGTTCGCCCTGCTCGGGCAGAGCGAGCGCGCCGAAGTCAGCGACTACTGCGGCATCCTCGATACCCTGCTGATGGCCCGCGAGCGTCATCCGGGGCAGCGCAACAACCTCGATGCCCTGTGCAAACGCTATGGCGTTGACAACTCCGGCCGTGACCTGCACGGCGCGCTGCTCGACGCCGAGATCCTCGCCGACGTCTACCTGACCATGACCGGCGGCCAGACCCACCTGTCGCTGGCCGGCGAGGGTGGCGATGGCAGTGGCCGGCAGATGCCCAGCCCGATCATTCGCCTGGATGCCAACCGGGCGCCAACCCGCATCATCCGCGCCAGCGAGGCCGAACTGGCTGCCCATGCTGCGCGCCTGGCGGTGATCGAAAAGTCCGCCGGAGCGCCGTCGCTGTGGGCGCAGCTGGAAACGCCGAAAGAAAGCTGA